In Polaromonas sp. JS666, one genomic interval encodes:
- a CDS encoding 3-hydroxyacyl-CoA dehydrogenase codes for MDIAGKVFIVTGGASGLGEGTARMLVANGAKVVIADMQADKGEAIVSELTKELGEGKAAFVPCDVSQEADGQAVVAKAVSMGKLMGLVNCAGIAPAEKTVGKNGAHGLALFSKTITVNLIGSFNMIRLAADAMCKNEPEATGERGVLISTASVAAYDGQIGQAAYSASKGGIVGMTLPIARDLARNGIRNMTIAPGIFGTPMLFSMPQEVQDSLAAGVPFPSRLGTPQDYAKLAKHIIENDMLNGEVIRLDGAIRLAPR; via the coding sequence ATGGATATCGCAGGCAAAGTATTTATCGTCACCGGCGGCGCATCAGGTCTGGGTGAAGGCACGGCACGCATGCTGGTCGCCAACGGCGCCAAGGTGGTGATTGCCGACATGCAGGCCGACAAGGGCGAAGCCATCGTCTCCGAGTTGACCAAAGAACTCGGGGAAGGCAAAGCCGCGTTTGTGCCCTGCGACGTCAGCCAGGAGGCCGACGGCCAGGCCGTGGTGGCCAAGGCCGTGTCCATGGGCAAGCTGATGGGCCTGGTCAATTGCGCCGGCATTGCGCCCGCCGAAAAAACCGTAGGCAAAAACGGCGCGCACGGCCTGGCCCTGTTCAGCAAGACCATCACCGTCAACCTGATCGGCAGCTTCAACATGATCCGGCTGGCAGCCGACGCCATGTGCAAGAACGAGCCGGAAGCCACCGGCGAGCGCGGTGTGCTGATTTCCACCGCCTCGGTCGCGGCCTATGACGGGCAGATCGGCCAGGCCGCCTACAGCGCGTCCAAGGGCGGCATCGTCGGCATGACCCTGCCCATTGCCCGCGACCTGGCACGCAACGGCATCCGAAACATGACCATCGCCCCCGGCATCTTCGGCACGCCCATGCTGTTTAGCATGCCGCAGGAAGTGCAGGACTCGCTGGCCGCCGGCGTGCCCTTCCCTTCGCGCCTGGGTACGCCGCAAGACTATGCCAAGCTGGCCAAACACATCATCGAAAACGACATGCTCAATGGCGAGGTGATCCGCCTCGACGGCGCGATTCGGCTGGCGCCACGCTGA
- a CDS encoding patatin-like phospholipase family protein: MALAWALVLLAGCAAPPAPPVRSAPSTPTAEAVPKKPLKIGLALGGGAARGFAHVGVIAVLEEAGLKPHYVVGTSAGSLVAALYASGRTSAQLQQTALNMQEVAITDWMLPIVGRGMFRGEALARHVNELLAGRLIEDMPVPLGIVATDLNSGQAVLFQRGDTGTAVRASSAVPAVFVPVRINGREYVDGGLVSPVPVRFARQMGADLVIAVDISSPPEANPAGDTLQILLQTFAIMGKSINQYELKDADVVVRPSLAGLKSADFSARQRAIDLGRAAMLAALPALRAKLDAGAVPAH, encoded by the coding sequence ATGGCGCTGGCTTGGGCCTTGGTGTTGCTGGCGGGGTGCGCTGCGCCACCCGCTCCACCGGTGCGATCCGCCCCATCCACGCCGACGGCCGAGGCCGTCCCGAAAAAGCCTTTGAAAATCGGCCTGGCGCTGGGTGGCGGTGCGGCGCGGGGCTTTGCCCATGTGGGCGTGATTGCGGTGCTTGAAGAGGCCGGGCTCAAGCCTCATTATGTGGTCGGCACCTCGGCTGGCAGCCTGGTCGCCGCACTTTATGCCAGCGGTAGAACCAGTGCCCAACTGCAGCAGACCGCCTTGAACATGCAGGAGGTCGCCATCACCGACTGGATGCTGCCGATTGTGGGCCGGGGCATGTTTCGCGGCGAGGCCCTGGCACGGCATGTCAATGAATTGCTGGCGGGCCGCCTGATTGAAGACATGCCCGTTCCGCTGGGCATTGTGGCTACCGACCTCAACAGCGGTCAGGCCGTGCTGTTCCAGCGCGGCGACACCGGCACGGCGGTGCGGGCATCGAGCGCTGTTCCGGCAGTCTTCGTGCCGGTCAGGATCAATGGCCGGGAGTATGTCGATGGCGGCCTGGTCTCGCCGGTGCCGGTGCGTTTTGCGCGGCAAATGGGCGCCGACCTGGTGATTGCGGTCGATATCTCCAGCCCGCCGGAGGCCAACCCGGCCGGCGATACGCTGCAGATACTGCTGCAGACCTTTGCCATCATGGGCAAAAGCATCAACCAGTATGAACTGAAGGATGCCGATGTGGTGGTGCGGCCGTCCCTGGCCGGCCTGAAGAGCGCCGACTTCTCGGCCCGGCAACGCGCTATCGATTTGGGTCGGGCCGCCATGCTCGCGGCGCTGCCCGCGCTGCGGGCCAAACTGGACGCCGGGGCGGTGCCGGCGCATTGA
- a CDS encoding Fe(3+) ABC transporter substrate-binding protein: MFKKAPSLACLALATAAFFGAVGNVNAQEQVVNLYSARHYQTDEALYTNFTKATGIKVNRVDADDAGILARLKAEGTASPADVILLVDAARLWKGDVEGLFKPIKSAALEAAIPAKLRARETAEGTTWFGFSTRARVVVYDKLKVKKADVDTYEELADPKNKGLLCTRSGSHPYNLSLFGAVTEHLGEAKAEAWLKGLVANMARDPKGGDTDQIKAVASGECGIALTNTYYLARIMRSSTPEDKTVADRVGVVFPNQDSWGTHVNIAGAAVAKNAKNTANAIKFMEYMASAEAQNYFANGNNEWPAVSSVKVSNPALQAMTGGSFKSETIPISAVGGNQLKVQQMLDRVGYK; this comes from the coding sequence ATGTTCAAAAAAGCTCCTTCACTGGCCTGCCTTGCGCTGGCCACCGCAGCCTTCTTTGGCGCCGTGGGCAACGTCAACGCCCAGGAGCAGGTCGTCAACCTGTATTCTGCACGCCACTACCAGACCGACGAAGCGCTGTACACCAACTTCACCAAGGCTACCGGCATCAAGGTCAACCGTGTCGATGCCGATGATGCCGGCATTCTGGCGCGCCTGAAAGCCGAGGGTACGGCCTCGCCTGCCGACGTGATTTTGCTGGTCGATGCCGCCCGCTTGTGGAAAGGCGACGTGGAAGGCCTGTTCAAGCCCATCAAGTCGGCCGCTCTGGAAGCCGCCATTCCGGCCAAGCTGCGCGCCCGGGAAACCGCCGAAGGCACCACGTGGTTCGGCTTTTCCACCCGGGCCCGCGTGGTGGTGTATGACAAGCTGAAAGTCAAGAAAGCCGACGTGGACACCTACGAAGAGCTGGCCGATCCGAAAAACAAGGGCCTGCTGTGCACCCGCTCGGGCTCGCACCCCTACAACCTCTCGCTGTTTGGCGCCGTGACCGAGCACCTCGGCGAGGCCAAAGCGGAGGCCTGGCTCAAGGGACTGGTGGCCAACATGGCACGCGACCCGAAGGGCGGCGACACGGATCAGATCAAGGCAGTGGCCAGCGGCGAGTGCGGCATCGCACTGACCAACACCTACTACCTGGCGCGCATCATGCGCTCCAGTACGCCTGAAGACAAAACGGTAGCCGACCGCGTCGGCGTGGTGTTCCCCAACCAGGACAGCTGGGGCACGCATGTGAACATTGCGGGTGCAGCCGTTGCCAAAAATGCCAAGAATACCGCCAACGCCATCAAGTTCATGGAGTACATGGCCAGCGCGGAGGCACAAAACTACTTTGCCAACGGCAACAACGAATGGCCTGCCGTGTCCAGCGTGAAAGTCAGCAACCCCGCGCTGCAAGCCATGACGGGCGGCAGCTTCAAGTCGGAAACCATTCCCATCAGCGCCGTGGGCGGCAACCAGCTGAAAGTACAGCAGATGCTTGATCGCGTCGGTTATAAGTAA